The DNA region GACATCCTTCGATCCCCATCATCTACGATCATTTCGTCGAGGGGGGGCGATACTATCTCGTCATGGAGTTCATCGCGGGAGGAGATCTGGCCACGCGGCAGCAATTGGTCGGCGGACGCTTCGATGAGCTGACGGTCACGATGTGGGCCATTCAAATCTGCGACGTGCTCGATTATTTGCATACTCGACAGCCGCCGATCATCTATCGGGATCTCAAACCGGCCAACGTGATGATTGATCCCGAGGCCAATCGCGTGGTGCTCATTGATTTCGGGATCGCGCGTGTGATCGCGCCGCGGGAGAAGGGAGTGACGGCGATTGGGACGATGGGATATGCGCCGCCGGAGCTGTTCGCTGGACAGGCCGAGCCACGCTCGGATATCTATTCGCTCGGCGCCACGATGTTCCATCTGCTGACGGGTGTGGACCCGCGCGATCAACCGCTTCTGATCTTCGATTTCACGCGAAATCCGACGCCGCGCCAACTCAATCCCGAGCTGACGCCTGAGATGGAACGCATCCTCATGCGTGCCGTCGCGCACGCGCCGGAGGAACGATTCGCCTCGGCGCGCGAGATGAAGGGTGCATTGGAAGCGCATCTCGCCTTCTTGCGCGAGCGATATGGCGATCGGCTGGAACACGCCTATCGGATGGCGTTTGGCGATCTCATCCGCCGCGTAGGCGCGGACATCGCGCCGCGGATCGGCTCGGTCGTCGAGACCGTCTATTGCAGCTATTGCGGGGTGAGCATCGGCGCCGATGACCTCTATTGCGCGTACTGCGGCGCGCGGCAGCCGATCGAAGTCGAACCCATGCGCGCGAGCGCGCGCTTGCTCGTCCTCGACGTGCGCTCGGGCGAAGCGCGGGCGATGCATGCGCTCTTGAAGGAATCAAATCTCATCGGTCGCGCTGATCCGATTTCGGGCGTCTTCCCGGACGTGGATCTCTCCCCGTACGATCCGGGGGCGAAAGTCTCTCGTCGGCATGCGCGCATCTGGCGCGCGGAAGGGCACTATTGGATCGAAGACCTGGCGAGCGTCAATGGGACGTTCCTCAACGGGCGGCGACTTCTGCCCCCGCGTACGCCGCATGCGTTGAATGACGGCGATCGCTTGCGGATTGGCGAGGTCCCCTTGCTCTTCCGGCATGAGGAGTGAGCCATGGCCGCTCTCTGTCCGCGATGCCAAGCGCCACAGCGACCGACGGCGCGATTCTGTCGAAGATGCGGCGCATCGCTTGCCGAGCCTGTGCTTGTGACGACGAGCGAGCACATCGTCCGAACGCACGATGGTTCGATTGGAAAGACGGAGGAACGCGCCCTCACGATGCCGTGGATGGAAGAAAAGAGCGGTTCCCACGCGAATGCGTGCTCGTCGGCCTCGCCTCTTCTCCGGCTGGAAGCGTTCTTCTTCGACCTATTGCTGCTTCTGGGCGCCATGCTGGTGGCGGTCATCGTGGCCGTCGCTTTGCAGGAACGCTCCTCGCTCGCGGAATTAGCCTCGTGGAGTGCGCTCGCCGCCGGCTTGGTGTGGGGCGTGAACCATCTTATACTCTGCAGCGTGCGCGGGCAGTCGGTGGGGATGGCTTTTGTGGGGCTTCGCCTCGTGCGCGCCGATGGTCGCCCCATGTCATGGGGACGTTCACTCCTGCGTCATACGATCGGACATGGGCTCGCGTGGCTCTCGCTTGGGCTCGGCTTCCTCTGGATGTTCGTGGATGAACAGCGGCGGGGATGGCCAGATTTGGTGAGCGGGACTCGCGTCGTTGAGGAGGCCTTCGATGCTTAAGCTCTTGGTGCGCACTCCGGGGCATCCTCCGGTCACCTTTGAAGTCACCAAGCGCCGGATCGCCATCGGGCGCTCGGCGCACAATGATCTCTGTTTGGAGGATCCGTTCGCCTCTCGCGTGCATGCCGAACTGCGTTGCGAGGGACAGACGTACTGGCTGACCGATCTGGGGAGCGCCAA from Blastocatellia bacterium includes:
- a CDS encoding protein kinase encodes the protein MRFCARCGSPVQPDDLFCGECGARQVSSASLEEQPRGSVFPPLAELPPGTILRDRYEIVRRVGGGGMGNVYQARDRHLQGAVRAVKEMIEMFSDPVLREKAVRDFQREARLLASLRHPSIPIIYDHFVEGGRYYLVMEFIAGGDLATRQQLVGGRFDELTVTMWAIQICDVLDYLHTRQPPIIYRDLKPANVMIDPEANRVVLIDFGIARVIAPREKGVTAIGTMGYAPPELFAGQAEPRSDIYSLGATMFHLLTGVDPRDQPLLIFDFTRNPTPRQLNPELTPEMERILMRAVAHAPEERFASAREMKGALEAHLAFLRERYGDRLEHAYRMAFGDLIRRVGADIAPRIGSVVETVYCSYCGVSIGADDLYCAYCGARQPIEVEPMRASARLLVLDVRSGEARAMHALLKESNLIGRADPISGVFPDVDLSPYDPGAKVSRRHARIWRAEGHYWIEDLASVNGTFLNGRRLLPPRTPHALNDGDRLRIGEVPLLFRHEE
- a CDS encoding RDD family protein, which encodes MAALCPRCQAPQRPTARFCRRCGASLAEPVLVTTSEHIVRTHDGSIGKTEERALTMPWMEEKSGSHANACSSASPLLRLEAFFFDLLLLLGAMLVAVIVAVALQERSSLAELASWSALAAGLVWGVNHLILCSVRGQSVGMAFVGLRLVRADGRPMSWGRSLLRHTIGHGLAWLSLGLGFLWMFVDEQRRGWPDLVSGTRVVEEAFDA